One genomic region from Natronomonas salsuginis encodes:
- a CDS encoding dihydrofolate reductase has translation MKIALVAAVADNGVIGTDGEMPWHYPEDLRHFKRTTMGHPVVMGRTTYESIERRLDGPLPGRTNVVLSRRESLELPDGAIHAADLDEAFEAAEAALEEGQETVYVIGGATVYEATIDRADELVVTEIPESPVGDTHFPEIGSEWVERDREVVGDLSFVTYRR, from the coding sequence ATGAAGATCGCGCTCGTCGCCGCGGTCGCGGACAACGGCGTCATCGGTACCGACGGCGAGATGCCGTGGCACTACCCCGAAGATCTTCGGCACTTCAAACGAACGACGATGGGCCACCCAGTCGTGATGGGGCGGACGACGTACGAGTCGATCGAGCGACGACTCGACGGCCCCCTCCCCGGTCGGACGAACGTCGTCCTCTCGCGCCGAGAATCGCTCGAACTACCGGACGGCGCGATACACGCGGCGGATCTCGACGAGGCCTTCGAAGCCGCCGAGGCGGCGCTCGAGGAGGGACAGGAGACCGTCTACGTCATCGGTGGTGCGACGGTGTACGAGGCGACGATCGACCGAGCGGACGAGCTCGTCGTGACCGAGATCCCCGAGTCGCCCGTTGGTGATACGCACTTCCCGGAGATCGGCTCTGAATGGGTCGAGCGCGACCGGGAGGTCGTCGGCGATCTCTCGTTCGTGACGTATCGGCGCTGA
- a CDS encoding DUF5518 domain-containing protein, with amino-acid sequence MATDARPDSRTDGIEHRDESRDEAADDEAKKSGDDGGSSLLLHALVGAIVTVVTTPIVPFAPVLGGAISGYLDADHGESGAKVGAISGAIALVPLLVIVPLLLFVVFLEPVFAIGVLAIVAAIAAFLLVYTIGCGALGGVAGVYIKREYVE; translated from the coding sequence ATGGCCACCGACGCACGCCCCGATAGCCGAACCGACGGAATCGAGCATCGTGATGAATCCCGCGACGAAGCCGCCGACGATGAGGCGAAGAAGTCAGGAGACGATGGCGGCTCGTCACTCCTGTTGCACGCCCTCGTCGGCGCGATCGTGACCGTCGTCACGACCCCGATCGTCCCGTTCGCACCGGTCCTCGGCGGGGCGATCTCCGGCTACCTCGACGCGGATCACGGCGAGTCGGGAGCGAAGGTCGGCGCGATCTCCGGTGCGATCGCGCTCGTCCCGCTGCTCGTCATCGTGCCGTTGCTACTGTTCGTCGTCTTTCTCGAACCGGTCTTCGCGATCGGCGTCCTCGCCATCGTCGCAGCCATCGCCGCGTTCCTGCTCGTCTACACGATCGGATGTGGGGCGCTCGGTGGGGTCGCGGGCGTCTACATCAAACGGGAGTACGTCGAGTAA
- a CDS encoding helix-turn-helix transcriptional regulator, with protein sequence MESLRGRVAAAVLAGLLLCSLFVGIAIPGGSAATARASAAQSGFGDIEAEAFDADRTLFRITVFENASAEWTFRYEQRLDDDEAATDFEAFAERFNNEETDSYRNFRTRATSLAASGSNTTNREMTAESFDRSARIEERSPAGDEFAVVEMSFVWTAFAAADGDRLVVGDVFVGGLYVGPDQQLRFDPGPDLRFESVSPEPDSTARERLTESESVAWLGERQFTDRQPRVVYAPRGAGGGSTPTPATTEAPDRTPAVPPHDAGSFLPIVALAIALVVGFGAAVAYRSGGLSTVGLPGVGSSDDHGETTADDSSNAVESAPAPTDRAALEPAASGTDGEDAISPALPEEQLRSDEERVVALLESHGGRMKQVDIVGNMEWSKSKVSMLLSEMEDDGVISKLRVGRENIVSLAGHEPDAAGSPFDEER encoded by the coding sequence ATGGAGTCGTTGCGCGGACGAGTAGCTGCGGCGGTTCTGGCAGGACTCCTGCTGTGTTCGCTTTTCGTCGGCATCGCGATCCCCGGTGGTTCCGCAGCGACCGCTCGTGCGTCCGCCGCCCAATCAGGGTTCGGCGATATCGAAGCCGAGGCGTTCGACGCGGACCGAACGCTGTTCCGCATCACCGTCTTCGAGAACGCGAGCGCCGAGTGGACGTTTCGGTACGAACAGCGTCTCGACGACGACGAGGCGGCTACGGACTTCGAGGCCTTCGCCGAGCGATTCAACAACGAAGAAACCGACAGCTACCGGAACTTCCGAACGCGTGCGACCTCGCTGGCGGCCTCGGGCTCCAACACGACCAACCGGGAGATGACCGCGGAATCGTTCGACAGAAGCGCTCGTATTGAGGAACGCTCGCCGGCGGGTGACGAGTTCGCCGTGGTCGAGATGTCGTTCGTCTGGACTGCCTTCGCGGCGGCCGATGGGGACCGACTCGTCGTCGGCGACGTGTTCGTCGGTGGGCTCTACGTCGGGCCGGATCAGCAGCTCCGGTTCGATCCCGGCCCCGACCTCCGGTTCGAATCGGTCTCACCCGAGCCAGACAGTACGGCCCGCGAACGGCTCACGGAGAGCGAAAGCGTCGCTTGGCTCGGCGAACGACAGTTCACCGATCGACAGCCTCGGGTCGTGTACGCTCCCCGTGGAGCCGGTGGGGGCTCGACGCCGACGCCGGCGACGACCGAAGCGCCGGATCGAACACCCGCCGTACCCCCACACGATGCCGGTTCGTTCCTCCCGATCGTCGCGCTTGCCATCGCGTTGGTGGTCGGTTTCGGTGCCGCAGTGGCCTATCGATCCGGTGGGCTCTCGACGGTCGGCCTTCCCGGTGTGGGGTCGAGTGACGATCACGGTGAGACGACTGCCGACGATTCATCGAACGCTGTCGAGTCGGCTCCCGCCCCGACCGACCGTGCGGCTTTGGAACCAGCCGCGTCAGGTACGGACGGTGAGGACGCGATATCGCCCGCCCTCCCGGAGGAACAGCTGCGCTCCGACGAGGAGCGTGTCGTCGCCCTACTGGAGTCACACGGCGGCCGAATGAAACAGGTCGACATCGTAGGGAACATGGAGTGGTCGAAGTCGAAGGTCTCGATGTTGCTCTCGGAGATGGAAGACGACGGCGTGATCTCGAAGCTTCGGGTGGGTCGCGAGAACATCGTCTCGCTGGCTGGCCACGAACCGGACGCCGCCGGATCGCCGTTCGACGAGGAGCGATAA
- a CDS encoding DUF7437 domain-containing protein, with protein sequence MAHAPPDTSSEAEEEREAFFTIHELLHRPELAVFYTDMLLNSLTTIGESVERVELSSSAAHNYAKILQQLGAAEQLDETRERAHLWEAKPVAGTWNGAEPIGPVLIAVYGAIESDDDIELFVERHGKAKLSSAIAQTIEYLRGNTSRRGAADALGVPAVEGIAITQAIEKIVYLLKDLDPAIPADEFEVSLPDRALEDAPYTQE encoded by the coding sequence GTGGCACACGCTCCCCCCGATACGTCATCTGAAGCCGAAGAGGAGCGAGAGGCGTTCTTCACCATCCACGAGTTGCTCCACCGGCCAGAGCTGGCCGTCTTCTATACGGATATGCTTCTCAACTCACTGACCACGATCGGAGAAAGCGTGGAGCGCGTGGAGCTCTCCAGTAGCGCAGCCCACAACTACGCGAAGATTCTCCAACAACTCGGCGCGGCGGAGCAACTGGACGAGACACGCGAGCGAGCCCACCTCTGGGAAGCGAAGCCAGTCGCGGGGACGTGGAACGGTGCAGAGCCCATCGGCCCGGTACTGATTGCGGTGTACGGCGCGATCGAGTCCGACGACGACATCGAGCTCTTCGTCGAACGGCACGGCAAGGCGAAACTCAGCTCCGCGATCGCCCAGACCATCGAGTACCTTCGCGGGAACACGAGTCGCCGCGGCGCAGCGGACGCACTCGGTGTGCCCGCGGTCGAAGGAATTGCGATCACGCAAGCGATCGAGAAGATCGTCTACCTGCTGAAGGATCTCGATCCGGCCATCCCGGCGGACGAATTCGAGGTTTCGCTTCCCGACAGAGCCCTCGAAGACGCCCCCTATACCCAGGAGTGA
- a CDS encoding DUF5615 family PIN-like protein, giving the protein MGYRILADENVERATTNYLRKLDHDVEWIGDIEALGLGSDDNSIAAYARARNRLILTQDDDFFTQINLDDTVGVLFQKDQTLSAREVGDIVHELSQYVEQSDVTLEYVSRNWL; this is encoded by the coding sequence ATGGGGTATCGGATTCTCGCCGACGAAAACGTTGAACGAGCGACGACCAACTATCTCCGGAAGCTCGACCACGATGTCGAATGGATCGGTGATATTGAGGCACTCGGACTCGGCTCCGATGACAACTCGATCGCTGCGTATGCACGAGCACGTAACCGCCTCATACTCACGCAAGATGACGATTTCTTCACGCAGATCAACCTCGACGATACCGTAGGCGTGCTCTTTCAGAAGGATCAGACGCTTTCGGCCCGAGAGGTCGGAGACATCGTTCACGAACTCTCCCAGTACGTCGAGCAGTCCGACGTGACACTCGAATACGTGAGCCGAAACTGGCTGTAA
- a CDS encoding DUF433 domain-containing protein: protein MSQVAGRIVRELHDEPHLEGRRITVRFIKEQIEDRELTPRTVADRHDLDVADVYRALTYYHDHPEEMRAVERKREAAIEEHEHLTTDPNDVRG, encoded by the coding sequence ATGAGTCAAGTGGCGGGACGGATCGTGCGCGAACTCCACGACGAGCCCCACCTCGAAGGTCGACGGATCACCGTTCGGTTCATCAAAGAGCAAATCGAGGACCGTGAACTCACTCCCAGAACGGTTGCCGATCGTCACGATCTCGACGTAGCCGATGTCTACCGGGCGCTTACCTACTATCATGACCATCCCGAGGAGATGCGCGCTGTCGAACGGAAGCGCGAGGCCGCGATCGAGGAACACGAACACCTGACGACCGATCCAAACGACGTACGTGGCTGA
- a CDS encoding ATP-binding protein, whose translation MERFVDRDVELDQLTDCYDSGTAEFIVVYGRRRLGKSELVRQSIDDRDDAVYYQAVESTAPNQLEQFVDTATARFPALRNVRRDWEALLEALGEEDAIVVIDEFPFLIEEDDSIPSRVQRVWDTKLRETGMTLVLVGSSISVMEDKVLSGSAPLYGRRTATIDLKPLDVADARQFFPEYDPETAITVWSIYGGTPHYLQTIDRDQPLGTNVQQAILSERGLLYSEPEFLLRTELRQPNTYFSILRALAHGRRTPNEIAGMAGVDSGSLSTYLQKLRRLRLVERHIPVTESPTSSKRGRYRIAAPLFRFWFRFVYGNQDQLRIVGNDSYDKLVAPDLADYVSPLFERLCQRALPDLVDRQFRDVGQWWFKEHELDVLGLTNEGLVAGECKFTSQPVSEGVLADLERTTSEVRWPEGPADEETLYVLFSRSGYTDDVTNVAGTRDDVQLFELTDLISRSGSS comes from the coding sequence ATGGAGCGATTCGTCGATCGGGACGTCGAACTCGATCAACTCACGGACTGCTACGACTCCGGGACGGCGGAGTTCATCGTGGTCTACGGACGCCGTCGCCTCGGCAAGAGCGAGCTCGTCCGTCAGTCCATCGACGACCGGGATGACGCCGTCTACTACCAGGCGGTCGAATCGACCGCACCGAATCAGCTCGAACAGTTCGTCGACACCGCCACCGCGCGGTTCCCCGCGCTTCGGAACGTCCGCCGCGACTGGGAGGCCCTCCTCGAAGCGCTCGGCGAGGAAGACGCGATCGTCGTCATCGACGAGTTCCCGTTCCTCATCGAGGAGGACGATTCGATCCCATCCCGAGTTCAGCGCGTCTGGGACACGAAGCTACGGGAGACGGGAATGACGCTCGTGCTCGTCGGCTCCTCGATCAGCGTTATGGAGGACAAGGTGCTCTCCGGAAGCGCGCCGCTGTACGGTCGCCGGACGGCGACGATCGACCTCAAACCGCTCGACGTGGCCGACGCGCGTCAGTTCTTCCCGGAGTACGACCCCGAGACTGCCATCACCGTGTGGTCGATCTACGGCGGCACGCCGCACTACCTCCAGACCATCGACCGCGATCAGCCGTTAGGAACGAACGTCCAGCAGGCGATCCTGTCAGAGCGGGGGCTCCTGTACTCCGAACCGGAGTTCCTGTTGCGTACCGAACTCCGGCAACCGAACACGTACTTCAGCATCCTTCGCGCGCTCGCTCACGGCCGTCGCACCCCGAACGAGATCGCAGGCATGGCAGGCGTGGATTCGGGATCGCTCAGCACGTACCTCCAGAAACTCCGCCGACTCCGCCTCGTCGAGCGCCACATCCCCGTCACAGAATCGCCGACGTCTTCAAAACGCGGCCGGTATCGCATCGCAGCTCCGTTGTTCCGGTTTTGGTTCCGGTTCGTGTACGGAAATCAAGACCAACTTCGCATAGTCGGCAACGACTCGTATGACAAACTCGTTGCACCTGACCTAGCGGATTACGTGAGTCCGTTGTTCGAACGCCTCTGCCAGCGAGCACTCCCCGACCTCGTAGACCGACAGTTCCGCGATGTCGGGCAGTGGTGGTTCAAAGAACACGAGTTGGATGTCCTTGGACTCACAAACGAGGGACTCGTCGCTGGCGAGTGTAAATTCACGTCCCAACCCGTAAGCGAAGGTGTTCTCGCCGATCTTGAACGAACAACATCTGAAGTACGATGGCCAGAAGGACCCGCAGACGAGGAGACGCTGTACGTCTTATTCAGCCGCTCCGGGTACACCGACGATGTCACAAACGTCGCCGGGACGCGTGATGATGTCCAACTCTTCGAGCTGACTGATCTGATTAGTCGTAGTGGTAGCTCGTGA
- a CDS encoding LURP-one-related/scramblase family protein: protein MAEPSASDSASSTYDISTIELDDDRYEVKQSAIRNKYVVRDSAGDVVLRGKQKLFKMKEEFPFVTGDDEDAFTVKAGGIMDVAGNYAITDAGTREEVVVLDEEFSLFVENWTIRDPDTGEALATIRSKNKLLSALRHLVSVANLVPNKYEIADAHGGHVGDIEGQFSLRDTYTVSIDDASDVPKEAVIAAACVLDALENE, encoded by the coding sequence ATGGCCGAGCCCTCCGCGTCCGATTCGGCGTCGTCCACCTACGACATCTCGACGATCGAGCTCGACGACGACCGATACGAGGTCAAGCAGTCGGCGATCCGAAACAAGTACGTCGTCCGCGACAGCGCCGGCGACGTCGTCCTGCGCGGGAAGCAGAAGCTGTTCAAAATGAAAGAGGAGTTCCCGTTCGTGACCGGCGACGACGAGGACGCGTTCACCGTGAAGGCGGGCGGCATCATGGACGTGGCGGGCAACTACGCGATCACGGACGCGGGAACCCGCGAGGAGGTCGTCGTCCTAGATGAGGAGTTCTCGCTGTTCGTCGAAAATTGGACGATACGGGACCCCGACACGGGCGAGGCGCTCGCGACCATCCGGTCGAAGAACAAGCTTCTCTCGGCGCTCAGACACCTCGTCTCCGTCGCGAACCTCGTTCCGAACAAGTACGAGATCGCCGACGCCCACGGTGGTCACGTCGGCGACATCGAGGGACAGTTCTCGCTGCGGGACACCTACACGGTCAGTATCGACGACGCCAGCGACGTTCCGAAAGAGGCAGTCATCGCCGCCGCGTGCGTCCTCGATGCCCTCGAAAACGAGTAG
- a CDS encoding mechanosensitive ion channel family protein yields MVTALLPLFEGLTATQATVAVLVISVVAAVGMEFVVLRFARRFVSRTETEYDDIVFSSLRAPLVVTAALVGVYVLTQIPAVRSSVLLDPQALDDLFGRPSLSIIVIVWAYAANTVVNRVVAAVNEEGARFDFAPVFSNVWTLAVLVGSVGTLLWLWGIQITPLLGAAGVAGIAVGFAAKDTVANFFGGIALYFDDTYKIGDYIVLDDGTAGTVVKVGVRSTTLLTRDEVLVTVPNATLNAAKVTNESAPQRRRRVRIPIGVAYGTDIDAFEELAVDVALSEPMVLDSPKPRGRFRSFGDSALQYELLCWVNGPTRRRRVQHELNRALYNALNAAEIEIPYPKRDVAVTRATVSTAAIGDDNAPEVFDSDRAADDGANTDRSKAGDAA; encoded by the coding sequence ATGGTAACAGCTCTGCTCCCGCTGTTCGAGGGGCTCACAGCGACCCAAGCGACGGTCGCCGTGCTCGTTATTTCGGTGGTCGCCGCTGTGGGGATGGAGTTCGTCGTCCTCCGATTCGCCCGCCGGTTCGTCTCGAGGACGGAGACGGAGTACGACGACATCGTATTCTCCTCGCTCAGAGCGCCGCTCGTCGTCACCGCCGCGCTCGTGGGCGTCTACGTGCTCACGCAGATACCGGCCGTTCGGTCGTCGGTCCTCCTCGACCCCCAGGCGCTCGACGATCTGTTCGGACGACCCTCGCTTTCGATCATCGTCATCGTGTGGGCGTACGCCGCCAACACCGTGGTCAATCGAGTCGTCGCAGCCGTCAACGAGGAGGGCGCCCGATTCGACTTCGCTCCTGTGTTCTCGAACGTCTGGACACTCGCGGTTCTGGTCGGCAGCGTCGGCACGCTCCTGTGGCTGTGGGGGATCCAGATCACGCCGCTGCTCGGCGCTGCGGGCGTCGCCGGGATCGCCGTCGGGTTCGCGGCAAAGGACACTGTCGCGAACTTCTTCGGCGGCATCGCCCTGTACTTCGACGACACCTACAAGATCGGCGATTACATCGTCCTCGACGACGGGACCGCGGGGACGGTCGTCAAAGTCGGCGTCAGATCGACCACGCTTCTCACCCGCGACGAGGTGCTGGTCACGGTCCCGAACGCCACGCTGAACGCCGCGAAGGTGACGAACGAGTCCGCACCGCAGCGACGGCGACGCGTTCGAATCCCGATCGGCGTCGCCTACGGGACCGACATCGACGCGTTCGAGGAACTCGCCGTCGACGTCGCGCTGTCGGAACCGATGGTTCTCGACTCCCCGAAACCCCGAGGCCGGTTCCGATCCTTCGGAGACTCGGCGCTCCAGTACGAACTGCTCTGTTGGGTCAACGGGCCGACCCGACGACGGCGCGTCCAACACGAACTCAACCGCGCGCTGTACAACGCGTTGAACGCCGCCGAGATAGAGATTCCGTATCCCAAGCGCGACGTGGCGGTCACGCGGGCGACGGTGTCGACGGCCGCGATCGGCGACGACAACGCGCCGGAGGTGTTTGATTCGGATCGCGCCGCGGACGATGGCGCGAACACAGATCGATCGAAAGCAGGCGATGCGGCGTGA
- a CDS encoding NADH-quinone oxidoreductase subunit J, with the protein MAVVSIETLAFLLFALLTVGASVGVVLVRDVWHSALLLGVALLSVAVHYVMLRAEFLAVMQVLVYVGGVLVLITFAVMLVRRDPVSDADADPDADTGVTR; encoded by the coding sequence ATGGCTGTAGTATCGATCGAGACGCTGGCGTTTCTTCTGTTCGCCCTGCTGACGGTCGGGGCGAGCGTTGGGGTCGTGTTGGTCCGCGACGTGTGGCACTCGGCGCTGCTTTTGGGCGTCGCGCTGCTCTCCGTCGCGGTCCACTACGTAATGTTACGCGCCGAGTTCCTCGCGGTGATGCAGGTTCTCGTTTACGTCGGTGGCGTGTTGGTCCTCATCACGTTCGCCGTTATGCTCGTCCGTCGGGACCCGGTTTCCGACGCGGACGCGGACCCCGACGCCGATACGGGGGTCACGCGATGA
- a CDS encoding proton-conducting membrane transporter, which yields MTTRPRLHRGEMVIGVIAVALFAFLSAVFLTAGFGTAGAFPEGSVTRSIGYAMFNLPGADIDSEGFLVAFITIAILLDAALDGAVMLARREDDS from the coding sequence ATGACGACGCGACCGCGACTGCACCGCGGCGAGATGGTCATCGGCGTCATCGCTGTCGCGCTCTTCGCGTTCCTCTCGGCGGTGTTTCTCACCGCCGGCTTCGGCACCGCCGGGGCGTTCCCCGAGGGGTCGGTCACCCGATCGATCGGCTACGCGATGTTCAACCTGCCCGGTGCGGACATCGATAGCGAAGGGTTCCTCGTCGCGTTCATCACGATCGCGATTCTTTTGGACGCCGCCCTCGACGGGGCGGTCATGCTGGCGAGGCGGGAGGACGACTCCTGA
- the nuoK gene encoding NADH-quinone oxidoreductase subunit NuoK — MALETVPAEYYLVLSAAVFCAGLFGILTRRNALMFLISVELLLNAANINLVVFAFYWGNVTGQVFVLFTMALAAAEVAIGIGIILVLHRNFDDVDVTDAATLKW, encoded by the coding sequence ATGGCGCTCGAAACGGTCCCCGCCGAATACTATCTGGTCCTCTCGGCGGCCGTCTTCTGTGCCGGTCTGTTCGGCATTCTCACCAGACGGAACGCCCTGATGTTTCTGATCAGCGTCGAGTTGCTGTTGAACGCCGCGAACATCAACCTCGTCGTCTTCGCGTTCTACTGGGGGAACGTCACCGGACAGGTGTTCGTCCTCTTCACGATGGCCCTCGCCGCCGCGGAGGTCGCCATCGGGATCGGGATCATCCTCGTACTACATCGAAACTTCGACGACGTCGACGTGACCGACGCGGCAACGCTAAAGTGGTAA
- the nuoL gene encoding NADH-quinone oxidoreductase subunit L, translating into MALIYELTPAIVLLPFVSFLLALFFGKWLPKKGAVPGIFATVAALGLSLATLGWLLVTGEPHNQTWYTLVDAEVTFDLTFGILIDQLSAAMLVIVSLIAFLVHVFSLGYMNDEGEPGLPRYYAGLGLFTASMLAFVVADNLLMAFIFFELVGLCSYLLIGHWFTEDAPPSAAKKAFLVTRFGDYFFLIGVVGVLVTFGTANFAGSEGFPVLAESAIEAGETFYGLGAETWLSILGLLVLGGAFGKSAQFPFHTWLPDAMEGPTPVSALIHAATMVAAGVYLVARMYGFYALLPTVLAIIAFVGGFTALFAATMAVVKNEIKQVLAYSTISQYGYMMLALGSGSYVAAFFHLTTHAIFKALLFLGAGSVIIAMHHNEDMWEMGGLKDEMRTTYLTFLAGSLALAGIFPFSGFWSKDEVLFETLVHALGGSPLLFGAYAMALAAVFLTGFYTIRMVLLTFHGEPRSDTAEAPHGVGWNVKLPLSVLGVLAVLAGALNLVPVEKLSEGALHVAFLEQYLYRDVGLLTHGEHYGELLETYAGYQSAYIGSEATTVLLGAGLGLALALLGASSAYGLYRGSEPVRHTAKLGGLRTLLMHNYYQDEYQVWLARGFTVRLAAAANTFDQGVIDGAVNALSSVSLFAGDRLRRIQTGIVTNYAALLLLSLLALLAVFAVLGGWF; encoded by the coding sequence ATGGCGCTGATTTACGAACTCACTCCGGCAATCGTCCTGCTCCCGTTCGTATCGTTCCTGCTCGCGCTGTTTTTCGGCAAATGGCTGCCGAAGAAGGGTGCCGTGCCGGGCATCTTCGCGACGGTCGCGGCGCTCGGCCTCTCGCTCGCGACCCTGGGTTGGCTGCTCGTGACCGGCGAGCCGCACAACCAGACGTGGTACACGCTCGTTGACGCCGAGGTGACCTTCGATCTCACCTTCGGCATCCTGATCGACCAGCTCTCGGCAGCGATGCTCGTGATCGTCTCGCTCATCGCGTTTCTCGTCCACGTCTTCTCGCTCGGCTACATGAACGACGAGGGCGAACCGGGGCTGCCGCGCTACTACGCCGGGTTGGGGCTGTTCACCGCGAGCATGCTCGCGTTCGTGGTCGCCGACAACCTCCTGATGGCGTTCATCTTCTTCGAGCTGGTCGGGCTGTGCTCGTACCTCCTCATCGGCCACTGGTTCACCGAGGACGCCCCGCCGTCGGCGGCGAAGAAGGCCTTCCTCGTCACCCGGTTCGGGGACTACTTCTTCCTCATCGGCGTCGTCGGCGTCCTCGTCACGTTCGGCACCGCGAACTTTGCCGGTAGCGAGGGGTTCCCCGTGCTTGCCGAGAGTGCCATCGAGGCCGGCGAGACGTTCTATGGGCTCGGAGCCGAGACGTGGCTGTCGATCCTCGGGCTGCTCGTGTTGGGCGGCGCGTTCGGTAAGTCCGCGCAGTTCCCGTTTCACACGTGGCTGCCCGACGCGATGGAGGGTCCGACGCCCGTCTCCGCGCTGATTCACGCGGCGACGATGGTCGCCGCCGGCGTCTACCTCGTCGCCCGGATGTACGGCTTCTACGCGCTGTTGCCGACGGTGCTCGCGATCATCGCCTTCGTCGGCGGCTTCACCGCGCTGTTCGCCGCGACGATGGCCGTCGTGAAAAACGAGATCAAGCAGGTGCTCGCGTACTCGACGATCAGCCAGTACGGCTACATGATGCTCGCGCTGGGATCGGGGAGCTACGTCGCGGCCTTCTTCCACCTGACGACGCATGCGATCTTCAAGGCCCTGCTGTTCCTCGGGGCTGGATCGGTCATCATCGCCATGCACCACAACGAGGACATGTGGGAGATGGGCGGGCTGAAAGACGAGATGCGGACTACGTATCTCACCTTCCTCGCCGGCTCGCTCGCGCTCGCCGGCATCTTTCCGTTCTCGGGCTTCTGGTCGAAAGACGAGGTGCTGTTCGAGACACTCGTCCACGCGCTCGGCGGGAGCCCGCTGCTGTTCGGCGCGTACGCGATGGCGCTCGCGGCGGTGTTTCTCACCGGCTTTTACACGATCCGGATGGTGCTTCTCACCTTCCACGGCGAGCCGAGAAGCGACACCGCCGAGGCTCCCCACGGCGTCGGCTGGAACGTCAAATTGCCCCTGTCGGTACTTGGTGTGCTCGCGGTCCTCGCCGGCGCGCTGAACCTCGTTCCGGTCGAGAAGCTCTCCGAGGGCGCGCTCCACGTGGCCTTCCTCGAACAGTATCTCTATCGGGACGTCGGCTTGCTCACTCACGGCGAGCACTACGGCGAGCTGTTGGAGACGTACGCCGGGTATCAATCGGCGTACATCGGTAGCGAGGCGACGACGGTGCTGCTCGGTGCGGGCCTCGGCCTTGCCCTCGCGCTGCTCGGTGCCAGCTCGGCGTACGGGCTCTATCGCGGCTCGGAGCCGGTCAGACACACGGCGAAACTCGGCGGTCTCAGAACGCTTCTCATGCACAACTACTACCAAGACGAGTATCAGGTGTGGCTCGCCCGCGGGTTCACGGTCCGACTCGCCGCCGCCGCCAACACGTTCGATCAGGGCGTCATCGACGGCGCGGTGAACGCGCTGTCGAGCGTGAGCCTCTTTGCCGGTGACCGTCTGCGTCGGATTCAAACGGGTATCGTGACCAATTACGCGGCGCTGTTGCTGTTGAGCCTGCTCGCGTTACTCGCGGTCTTCGCGGTCCTCGGAGGGTGGTTCTGA